From Paenibacillus sp. FSL H8-0537:
ATCCTTATAATGGATATCTTCTGCAGGAAGCGTTCCGCTACCCTCCTTGAACACCTTAACCGCCTGCGTAATGCCTAGTTCCTTCAGCCTTTCCAGCAGATCGAGTCCATTTTGTCGACTGTAGTTGGGTTCGTATTTAATAATCAAAATGGCCGTTTGCAGAACCAGTTCCATTTGCTGCGGCTCCATAGCGGTTAAGTCGATACCCTCTTTTATCGTATATTCAGCTCGCCCCCATTTGGGCTTGCCATTATGAAAGTAAAACGGCAAAAACACACTTTCAGCCCACTGACTAAACGCACGAATGAATTGGGAACGATGATCGTACATCTTTGTTTTATTCCCTTTGTTCCGTTTCATCACCAGCTCATATACATGCATAATAAAGGCAGTATCCATATCCGGAAACAGCTGCGGATCGACCAGATGTTGAGAGAGAAAAAAGCTCTCCAGCGGATCAGTCGGATAAGACTGGCCCTCCAGTTTGTCCTCGATATAGGCTTGAACGCGCTGCAACAGCAGCTCGCGCTTGCGCTGGTTCACATCGTTAAGTATGGGAAGTGTTTCGGATCCGCCGACTTTGATGCTTGCTTGAAATCGGTAATTCACCAAGGCGCTGTCCTCATAGATTTGCAGCTTTTGTCTGATTCCCTTTTCTAGCAACGGTATCAACGCATTCTCTATTTCCTGATGGATCAGTGGGTTATCAAAGTGACTACCCTTGTGCTGATAGTCAGGTGAACCTTTAATCCAAGAAAATAATTTGATTTTCCCCTCCCTATACTCGATATGTAAAAGGTCATGAATGCCGATTTGCAGCGAAGTTCACCCAGCAATCTCGTTTACATCCTTTTCCTTTTTCTGTTCGATCTGTTGAAACCATTCATCCACTGCACAAAGTATTTCTTCCGCTACCGTGTTGATCAGGGTGTGTTGTGCCATCTTGCGTTTTCACCTCATGTTTTCCGAAAGTACTGACCAAGCTCAACCATTTAGTCGTCTATTAATCTGTTTCTTTTTTTGTCCGAACAGCTCTCCATTTGATATATTTATCGTAAGGAGAATATCTCGCTCGCAAATTTGTGTAAAGAAAAGATCAGCATTTAACTCTTCCAACACTTGAATGCACATCTCAACCATCTTGTTTCTAAACTGATTAA
This genomic window contains:
- a CDS encoding DUF6138 family protein, giving the protein MQIGIHDLLHIEYREGKIKLFSWIKGSPDYQHKGSHFDNPLIHQEIENALIPLLEKGIRQKLQIYEDSALVNYRFQASIKVGGSETLPILNDVNQRKRELLLQRVQAYIEDKLEGQSYPTDPLESFFLSQHLVDPQLFPDMDTAFIMHVYELVMKRNKGNKTKMYDHRSQFIRAFSQWAESVFLPFYFHNGKPKWGRAEYTIKEGIDLTAMEPQQMELVLQTAILIIKYEPNYSRQNGLDLLERLKELGITQAVKVFKEGSGTLPAEDIHYKDEQIECQAHDVFSIITIRIKEECADSYAKGLDFICRLLEKGFFRSCQIKLKSQAKNIVSVPGLAKSQTHRFFANALQYEELHPKGELIKKIVTPAQAWIETKKWASRQGYPIN